The following nucleotide sequence is from Diospyros lotus cultivar Yz01 chromosome 3, ASM1463336v1, whole genome shotgun sequence.
GCTTTaaacttctctttcttttttttctttttttggtttttttgttCTGTATGCCTATATGGGCCAAAACCTAGTCATAAGTGTTCAATGCTTATGTTAATATAATAAGAAAGACTTTTCCATAAAAATGTGTTGAAATATGTTGAAATATGGGGCTTAAAAGAATCAGCTCTAGTCCCACCATTAGCATAAGATCTATACGCAATACTGAATGAGCCATATGTAACTCTATGTGTTAATAGTTAGTTTCATTGTTTcctcttatattttttcatactCTTTCTAGTCTGGTTCTAAATGACACTACttgaattttatcatttttttgttgTAGGAATGTCAGTAATGTAACAAAGAAAACGTGCCTACCTGAATATGGGATAACCTTTCCTAATGTAATTTGACTCCCGTTGCCTTACCCTAGAAAAAGTTCCCCTCTCTATAATAAGTGATGAGTAGGCATCATCAACACTAAACTCATTGTAGAGAGAGCCTGACCATTGGGATTTCTGGGAAGTATAATTTTCTAGTTACCCCTAAAGTGTAAGGAAAAGTGGTGGAGCATTTTTATTGTAGGAACTTCAATAATTTCCGCCTTACTTTTCCCTTGAAGTCAAAATGCATTTGCATTTTTTTGCTGACCCATACTAAAATTATAGGTTAGATAGTGAAACCCATAcccaacaaatataaatattaccAAAATACCTCAAGCACCTAAAGACAAATATAGTATAAATGACAAGAAAGGTAGACCTtaaacatacatacacatatattcACAGATACCCACAAGGCTAAGATCTTACAGCATGGTCTTTGGCCCATAAGCTTCATTTTGACACATAAAAAATTGGTCCGCCTATATAACTAAGTAATAGCTGCTGCATCAGCATCAACATCttcctcatttttcatttcctcaTTTGGAAAATGTGGAGAGGATTTGAGTATGAAATGTAAAGGCATCACCCACTTTCAGGTAAATAACTAGTCAATTTGCCATCTATAAATTGGTGTAGTGGCTAGGACTAATGATGCTATCTGTCCAATACTGAACTGTTTGATAAAGAAAACTTCAACTACAACACTCTCTTTACAtgtgaattataaaaaaaaaattatgttttctaTGTGTATGTTAAAAGTAAAacattttaattgttgaaaagacagtcagtaaaaaaaaataaatttgatgctCAAATAAAGTTCTCTTCAAAATTATCTAAATGTATTGATGAAGAGTTAcatattgaaaaagaaaaaaacggTTCATAGTTATATGGATACAATATTAATGTCGGTTAACAAAAGGTTCAACTTCATACTGCTATGAGTACCCCAATAGCACCACCTATTGTTTCAGCAAGCCCCTACCCAGCTCTACTGCAAAAAAGTCAGCCACATCATTGGACATACAGAGTCTGCATATTGGAtacttccttttcctccttttatctttttcattcTTTACCCTTTTACTTACACAGGTGATCCTGACTTCTGTAGTGTTATGCAATATGCATGCATATTTCTgtgtatttatttctttatgcACAACTTGTGTAAGGAAAAGTCTGGATTTTTAATGGAGTTCCAAGCATATTGTTCAAGTTAAAATTTTGGATAAGGAatgacaaaacaaaaaaaggggagtccaattaaaaattagaaaaaaagatGATGTTCATACTAAAAGTATTACCttaacaatatatttatatcaaattattaGTATTCCtcaatgtttttatatataaataatactaTAAAATGAATGTCATTTTCATATTAGTATTATTTCCCTATACTTTTAATTCTTTTGGGCTATTGTATTGTAAAgcatattaataatattagcTTTTTGTCACATTCCTACTGCAcacattcttattttttcaaataagaaatcatggTGTTTTACTCATCCAAGTGCAACAATAGCATTATATCATATACTGGATACTAAATTTATACTATTTATAGCACAAAATTTGAAGGTTGTACCAAAATAATGGATAGAAGACAAATCAAACCTTAGATATGGTTAAAGCTGGACTCCATTGTTCTTTCAGAATATCAAGACAAATGCTTCCATTGCTGTTAATGTTTGGGTGGAACACCTTAGTCCTAAAAGCCACCTGTAATGTTAATCCAGTCAGCCTCATAAAACAGCAAGAGTATTGATCAGAGATGAATAGTCTTCCATTTAATGGAAATAACCAACAGGAAttagcattcattgttgtacCCATGCAAGCAACACAAATGAACAAAAACCCAATGTGATGCACCTCTTATAAACTGTGGGAACAATTCGAATGACAATTCATATGTGCTCACTTTAACCAACTTTGCAATTTTTCCGCAATTACGTAACTGAGAAGAATGTTGAACTAATTAAactacttctttttctttccaattAAGGTATTAGTTTAGCTTTTAATGTTCTGTTTCTATTCCCCCCAGTCAGCCTTTTCCCAAACAGGATATATGACCCTGCCAACCAGAAAAGGCATCACTTTTCACACAGGATACAACACAATAATTTACCAATACATGCAAAATTTCTTTATTCTCAAGGTTCCAATGCCTCCTCTCTTGGGGATTGATACATGCATTGTCCCTCGTCTTGTCAGCCTTTTCAATCTCATCATTACTATTTCAATAGTAAGCccaaattaaaatacattttgatGTGTATTAGCAGCAAGATCCCTCGTTTCTTAgagctttttttattttattgttagttTTTATGTATTCATATTTTAGGTATGTTTATCATTTTCTGTTAGAAAAATGAAAGCTAAACATGCaaaacaatatatcaagccttaatcccactgtGTGGAGTCGGTTGATGAATTATATAGTTCGCCAACCATTTTTATCTATAACCTTATTTTTTGTAAGGTCCTTATTATTCATATCATATCTAGGAGTTTtctaccaagtttttcttggagTCTTctaccaagtttttttttttttttctctacctcttttgccaATGATTTTTTTCATACCACGCACCCTCCTCATGTAAGCCTCCATTGGTTTTCCTGCCACATGATAGCATGAATAACTATAAATTGAATGCCAGATAAGGAAGACCTACCTTAGGGGGCTTAAAAGGATAATCAGGAGGAAAATGGATAGAAACCAGAAACACGCCTCCTGAATATGGGCTATCACTTGGCCCCATAATTGTTGCTTGCCAGTGAAACATGTCTTCACCTACAGGACCTGCAAAAATGAGCTAAGATCTGAATAGTTAAAAAGTTCTACAGACTTCTTCACAGATCAAACAGGACATGCATGAAAAAAGGCACCGCAATGATCACAAGCAAGCCCAAAGAAATACCAGCACTGCATGATGTGGGAGGATCCTTCTGCAAATCCTTGAGCTCCTTCAAGATCCGTTTGGATGCCATGAATCCAACCCACCTAATACCTCAAATCAAATGCTCGATCTATTCCACTGCAACAAGTAGAGCAGATCGTGATCCAAACAAGTCAAAATCCATTTATCTTTAAGAGATCCAATTACAACTGATTCAGAGAAACACGCCGACAACAATCGTACCGAACCTAATCACTAATCGAAACCCACTATCAGCGGTAAGACTCAACAATCAACCCTAAGATTAAAGATCCGGAGATTTCTTCCAACAACAAAACCTAGACTGCATACAAAACCGATCTATCCGTGTATATACATCTAAATACACACACGAAACAACAACGATCTACACATACGCAGATGGGTCTACATACGATACATACATAACAGTTAAAATTGCCATCTACATTTCCAGATATATAATCTATctagagagacagagagagaggcGAACCTGACGAAGATTGAGCGAATGACTGAATTTGGTTGAGGGAcggagaattagagagaaaggCAAATTACGTGAAACCGAGAGGCTGCGGCGGTTCTAGAATTATATATCATCCGAAGTCGTGATCGGCGTGCGTGCTAGTAACGGCAGTTGCTGTTTCTCTCTTTCGTTTTTGTTTTACCAATTCaataactattttatattttattggtGCGTTTGCTCCGACCCTGAACCGCATAATCGGGCAGAGCTCGGGTGATATTATTGTCTTCGCTAAACGCCAGTTtgacttaatattttttttttattttattaatttccaaattacattaattataaaaatcattACCAGTGTTATTTACTTATTCaggttattttaattattctagtTAAGactaaatggtttttttttaaaagccttaattttcttttcttttctttaggaGTAAACATgtttataacttaaaataattttagagataaataAAGTTCATTTATTggttcacaaataaaaataaatcatgaaaAATTACGACATGGAGCATAAAATATACAATATTGATTTTcaattacaaaaaagaaaagaggagttgtccatttttagtttttgtttttaattatttttagtattttatgttcagtttcattttttaataagaaattaaaattaagattattatttgataactcccgtaagttttcaaaattacaaaaaaaaaattaaacaaattgtTTAGTGTAAATAAAAGTAAGTTagagattaaaaaataagtcaaataACACACAATaattgttatgggtattttccaGACTACTTTTATGGGCTAGAATCAACCTAGCAGGCTTCTGCCCAGTAGACACAAGCCGAACTCGTCAGAACAAGCTCATACATCGCTGAAATCCGAATTCAGATCGCGGAATCAAGCGAGCTCTCAGCAATGCTTCCAGTGATGCTTCCAATGAACTTCCAACAATGCTTCCAGCTCGTCGCCCTAATCTTTCAACTTGCATAATAACATTGCTGCTGAATAATCGGAGGCAGGAACCCATCTACTTTATGTGAGGCAAACTAGATTCATGGTAACATGGAGTCCACTCTCGATTTTTTGGAGTTGATAAGGATATTTTGTCCCCgtgatgtcatttttttatttttgaattttatgtaattataaacATCTttaactataaataggggtcaaaataCCATTGTAAAAGAGAGCACAAAGATAATAACTGATGATACGGTAGCCGATCACCCTCTTCCGCCTCTTCTAGTGTGCCTGCAATGGAGATGGGGACTTACTCCCCTGGTGAATctccgacgatcaagtcagATGGATTTTTATCAGCCAAAACTAGTATAATTACTTATGCTATCATTATCAAAAGATGATTCGATCCCTTACTTTTACTCTTCCTCCTTCTTTTATCCTTGCGTTGAGATCAAGATTCTAGATAGAGATCTTCCGGATCTTTATCCCACTTTTCTTAGAATCTTATCAATAAGGATTCCTTAATAGTCGCCCTCTCCGAAGAGTTCAGGATAGCTTTCTTCCTTCGTCATCTTTGGTGAAAGGATTAGTCCCTAAGATCTCGGGGACTTCCTTACCGAGCATCCTGCCAACTAGCGTGGCGATACATATCTGCCACGTGTCCTTCTAGATCCAAACAAGATAGCATCTGCGAAATACCCCTTAAGCGAACACGTGGCCCGACTGCTATAAGATGCCTTTCCAGGGCATAGGAGTAATTACGGACCCGAAGGTATTCTCCTCATCAATAACATACTCTGTTGGAATAACTAGATGACAGTCGTGAAATAGACAttgttctggccgaaccacgtaaaaatctccCGTGTACGTTATGTTTCGTTCTTCCTTCTTGCATTCTGGCTTATTTTCTCATTGTGGGcctacgaatcacggtcggcttattctgaacgtcgacaataattaaatacaattgCTCTAAATTTAACTCAAtcgttaaaaataatacttCTGTAAACtttacaatattaattttaatagtaaTTGTAATGCGAGTTAAAACACAAATATTTACAACTAGATTGTGAAGTTATGAGTTGGTTCCAGTAGAGCTAAACCAGCTCATTTGACATCCATCTCTAATGAGGAACAAATCGAGAATGATGGTTGAGCATCAATATAAGTAAGATATTGAGGAGCAGGATCTGAAGGTGATTCAGAATTTAGCAAGATTTTCTAAAGGTTGTATGCCCTTTCCGTATCTAGGCGTTCCTATAACTGCTGTGAAGCTTAAAGTGAACTATTATTCACCTCTTATTGATAGGATAGCTGGCCATATTAAAGCTTGGAAGAGTGTGAAACTATCATATGCGGGTAGAGCTGAGTTGATCAAGAGCATCCTTCAAGGAATGGAGTGTTTTTGGCTCACTATCCTGCCAATCCCAGCTACGGTCATTGATAGAATAATTCGGCTTTGTAGGTGTTTTCTTTGGAACTCGTCTCACTCCCTTGTTGCGTGGATGGAGGTTTGTCTGCCGAAAATTGAAGGAGACTTGGGCTTTAAGAGTTGCTAGAACTCGGCCTTGCTGGCTAAAGTCCTTTGGGACTTCCATTGTAAGAAGGACTCTCTTTGGGTGAGATGGGTCAATCATGTCTACTTGGGGGACTCATCGATTTGGGGCAAATTACCTAAGAAAGATGATTCCCCCCTTATGAAGAAGATTTTTCTTATCAGGGATTCCATTTGCCAGAAGGAAGGGTCGGTGGATGTTGCTATTCGGTTAATTGAAAGTTGGAAGGATGGTGAATCTATTAAAATATCGCTTGCCTATAATTATTTTCGGCCTAAGGGTCTGCGTAAGATATGGACGGGGGATGTTTGGAATGTGGCAGTGCCTCCCAAGCATGCCTTCACGTTGTGGTTGGGGTTGAGGCGCTCTATGTCAACCGTAGCCAGCGCTTTGAAGTGGCTCAAGAAAGAGGTTCGGGGCTCATCTTGGCAAAGTAAGGCCAAGCGCCCTTGCATGCTCAGTTTATTATATATGGTCAGCTCGCAATCGTCTCATTTTTTAAGGTAAAAAATTTCCAGAGAATTGTATTATTAGCAAGGTTAAAACACAAGtatataagataattttttttatgtatccTTACATTTTAACTCATTTTGAATCCCTTGCTATTGGGTAATTAGTTTTGGTCCTTCTCGTATTTGCTGAATATGTTCAGTGTATTTGTATAGTTCCATTTTTGAACAATACAAATTTTATTCaccgataaaaaaaaaaaagaagatattgagtgaaaaaaaaataaaaaattaagaaataagttttttatgtggtcaaaattttaaaaaccaaataagaaatgaaagggaatttaaataaaaatcttaataatAGAAATGCAATAAAACGGACGCTGATAATAAAAGTGCTAACACTAGCAAAACAAAAGTTATAATCATCCCACGACACTATTATCTAACAAAACATTGAAACAAAAGTGCTTCCATCCCTTTGCAAGCTTCGAAAATGATGCAATTCTCTTTTCCTCCCTTTTTCATCTCGGGGTTGGGGCAAACCTGAGAACAAATTACAGATATGATAGTTAAAAATTCATACAAaggtcacacacacacacacattaaccATATATGATATGCCCAAAGTATAACACCATCTAGATTCTAGACATGGACTTTACCTTTAGATGTTAGATATTTAAGACAAATGGTAAACCTTACACACCGGGAAATGGATCCCTCTATATATTAACCTATAGAGATTTAAGTGTGAGATAATTAACCGTCACTGCATGTGTTAGGAATGACAAAATACAACTGTCTACCATTGAACAAAACATGTGGCAATAGCTTGTGCACTGCCCTCCTATTGTAGTGGTTAACGGACAAAGGACACGAATGAAATGCATGCACCTGCATAAAAGTTTCTTAAATCCAGTATAATTAATACTGCAAACTGTAAATCCAGAATATAGGTCAACCTATGCAAATAAATTCATGGCCATCGTGCTTAATCTCAAAGAGCATGACGGAATAGATATTCAGAAATAAGTAGCCCGAACAGAGTGATATAGGGTCCAACACCAGACTAGCAAGTCTCGTTACCTATGCTTGGGCCATGCACagttgggggggaggggggcgtATGAATATGAGATGAGTGCCAAAAGCTATTCTTAATGCATCACTCTTATCTCCCATTTAGAGGGTAACTCCAGTATCTTGTCTggaaacacacaaaaaaatctCCAACAGGAAGCACTTGCTCCAAGCTACCCACTGACAGATGAGTATATCCCTAACAACTGCCAGATATACTTGACACCCCCTCTCCAAGAGTCACCAAGCATCCAAAGAAAAATTGCTGGGTGTTGAGATACAATCACCCTGGATATGGAATGGTGATGCCCTAAGAATGTCAAACATAAATATCTTCAACTTCAAATGACAATCTAGGTTGGCAAGGCATGAACCGACCAATCCATGCCTAGGATGGCATCAAATTCATCATACCGAGTACAATCAAGTGTAGTAATGTCTCCCAACCAGCCACAGGAATCGTACAAGATTTATACACATCCTGCCCATAAGGATTCTCCTAGTGGTGTTACTAACATGGTAAACCTATCTAAAACTGTAGGTTTGTTCTCTGCTCTAACTTGTAGCAAAATAGGATGATACATAGGAATGCCGAGAACTGGGTCAAACAACAAAAGTGCATCAAAAGAGCCAGTGGATGCAATACCAGTCACCAAAGCAATGAAAGCTTGGTGATGCTGATGAGTCAGTAAATAACACGTTGCTCACCCTGACCTCGTCCTGCATTGCCGGTACCTCTATTTCTATGCTGCTCTCAGGTGGCATGACCCCCCATCTCATTTATCTCCAATATCAGTGTGGCATTCAGGGCATCAACATATgtcttaaatgaatgtattgcCATAAACATAAATAGTGGTTTATGGTTCCTCTAGCCCTCTCACAAGCCACTTAATTCTCATTTTCTATGTGGCTACCAAATACGGAGCATAGTGAGAGAGTTGGGAAAAACGGACATTGTATTCAGATACACTCATGTTAGGCGTTTTAACAAGTATCTCAAACTCCATAGCTCTGGCATCTCTCACACACTCGAGAAGAAAGCGTGCCATGAAAGCATCACTAAATTCATCCCAAGTTAGTGCAGGTGAGTCAACTGGTCTTTCCCTTAATAGCGATCGGTACCACATTAGAGCTATATCATGCAACCTAAACTGAGTAACTGCATCGACCTCATACTTGAAACACCCCAAGGCCGTACAAATATTGTCAGTGTCATCCAAAAAGAATTGAGGGCCTTCGGATGCATCAAACCCTGAGAAGGTAGGAGGCATAAGTCCCATGAAATCTTGCAATGACACCTCAATTCCCCTATCTTCTTGAGACAAAACAAACATCTAAGCATTTTTCAGAAATAAAATGCACATACTTCAAGAAAGGCAACTTACAAGTGCAGAAAGCTCCAATGTGGCTAAGGCGATGACTCCTATGCTAACTGACAATCTCAAAAAATTCGTAAATTAGATGTTGGGATGAGCAAAGGCTCGGCCACCTCTAACACTTAGAACCAAAACGAATCTGAAACAACTATTCAAAATCTGGAAGcataaatacacacaaacataaaacagtaaacgaaatataaaaaacacAGTAAgatttaccatggttcaccctcAAAAATAGGATTACATCCATATTGAGCTCTAGCGTGAAGAGCTCAATGCACTATTTGGAAAGAAAAATTTACACACTCTCTGTACAAAATTTCACCTTCACCATACACTCACTGGTTCCTAACAAAAATGCCCAAAGATTACATACAAATCAGAAGACATCACTATGAAccagaagaaaatgaaaaacatgtacagaagaacaaaatgagagaaaaaaccTAAAGAAAAACTTCTCTTGTTTTTCAATGCACGAATCTTGAGAAATCGGAGGGATATAAATAGGTAGAAGGTAGAGATAAAATCTGGGGATCAGATCAATGACTTCAACACAGCAGACTAAACGACAAGATGGTATGTGGGAATCAAATGAGCCATGAAACGACAAGGGAGGTTGCCGTAATCAAATGAGCCATGAAACGACAAGGGATGTTGCCGTTTTGGGCCATCCAAACACACGGGCCCCACAACGACAGTGTTTTGGAGCAGCCAGTGTATGGTTGCCACCTGGCCTCTCTTCCCTTATCAAAATTACAGCGTGAGTTCTTCAACATGACCAAACAAGTTGACAGACAGGCTTACAGAATGAGagctaaaagactaaaatatcctTACCTACATTGTATTGGaaaaaatgcaatgcaatgtgAGCGGggacattttagtcttttaactCATATTTTGTAAGCTTGTCTGTCAATTTGTCTggcttttaaaaattttccttGCAGCGAGTTGACGATTCACTATTCTCAACATTAGACAATGATGGAATAGAGGGCAAGTAATTGCGCAtttcttatctatttatttatttatttgaagaagaagatgattttTCCTTTTGGAAAACATGCATCCTAATATGTCGTGTAagaaaaatgtgttctttgCATGCTAGTAGCCTGAACGAGGACACAAGTTTCCCCAATCCAGCGGGCAGATCGATAGTAACATAAAAACTATACTTTATAAGCACATATTCATAAGGAAACTAGGTGGACACTGTCGTTCTTTACCTATCAAAACTTCTCAAGATTGTGAATATCAATTCGTCTTTAACCACTGCTATAAAACGGGCTTCAATGCGGAAAATAGTTTAGAAGGATTTTAAACAatcgcttttttttttttataattggaGATATGAACAGACTTTGAAGGTCTAAGAATTAGCTTTCTGAGTGATTACCTTCGTTTTCCGAATGATTAATCGCTCGATCGGAATATATCGCCTGATCGGATGATTCAATGGCCTGAGAAATTAACAGTGATCTACAACTGCTTGGCTCGCCGAAGATTAGTCGAAGAAAAGGATCAGCACCcagatatatacatacaatacatacagagaaagagaggaggtCAGAGGCAGATATCGCGGGGCGGAAGAATAATTGGGGAAAAAGTTCCCCCGACATCAAAACAACGAAGTTCGAATTTCTACATTGGaactaattttttcatttaaaaagatTTTAGGCAAAGCTTTTACTGAAAATTGTATTTAGGCCCGGTGtggtaattttctaattttctgcattaaaaccatatgaatcTTTTagttagcaaaaaaaaaaaaaaaaaagagtagatAACTTGTTAAggaatataaataataataataatagtaacaTTAACATATAAtagtaacaaaaaataataaacttggGGCAACACTATCTGGAATCACCATTACCAAAACAAACTTATAAATTATCATAACACTAACAGTATTGTCCGACgaaacattgaaaataaaaagagcTTCCATCTCATTGCAGCTCCAAAAAGATTCATTTTCTGATTTGTGTTGGTTCCCCTttcccttcccccccccccccaaattttctttttggacATGCCTGAAAtgaaaacaaactaaaaaagtATATCATAGCGTACAACCTTGAAACTAGCTAGAAATTAATAGCTACATCAATTAAAGCTGACTATGTATTTTTGGCGAACGTGATCCGGCCGGCGCAGGAGCCACGTTCAAACAGGCTCGTCGTAGTtgtgggttatttattaatttgattgctTCATTTACCGACGCCTCTCCCCGCCCGCAACAGCAAcacaatcattattattattcacgAGCTTCCCCAACACTTCCATGCAACTCCTTTGCCACCCATCCCTTCGTCACCTGCAACATCCgcaaaccattacatatatagaGAGCATTATATTCTATACATATGTATACACCATGGATTGCATTAATTTATCGTTTGTTTGCCGTGGCCATTAATGCATGCGTGCATGCAAGTGAACACGTAATGACTAAGAAGGTGATGATAATTAGAGGGGAGGGGAGCTAGCTAGCTTACAATTAGACGAAGAAGGCGATATCgatcgatatatatatagaaggtGGACGACGACGTGTTCATAAGAACGCGAACATCTTGACGCGGCACTTGGGCTGGATGCCGCTGTCAATGGCCATCTGGTTAATGCTGTTGCAGTACACATTCAGCGGCAATTTGCTGAACTTCATCGTATTGTAATCGATCCCAATGTGTCCCGTCAACCACACGCTTATCACCACTTGCCTCGTCTTGTAATCCGACTTGAAGTCCTCCCCGTCCTCCTCGTTTATGTCCGCCTTCTGCACCGTCGTCGTCATGTTCAGCACCGACGCATGCCGTCGCGGCTGCTTGAAAGGCGCGATCTTCGCCCTCCCGAGATCCACCCCGGTGGTGGAGACTCTAACGCTGAGGGTGCCGTAGGAGAAGTCGtacttgttgttgttgttggtggCGTTGAGAATAAGGTCGAGCTTGGAGTTGAGCAGCGTTTGGTCTCCGCGGGTGACGAGCTGGAAGTGGGAGATGTTCATCTGCTTGATGCGGAACTCCGGCATGGAGCCCTGGAGGAAGGAGGCGAAGAGGGCGGTGGCGACGACCAGGGCGAAGACCACGCAGCCGATGAGGAGGGAGGTCCAGGCGCAGCACCACCCGCAGACGCGGTGCTCCTTTGGGTCCTCGACGGACTCCCAGTCCTTGCGGTGGTCCGGGGAGTACATCTGGCTGCGGCGATGGGTGGATTCCGGCAAGGCAGCGAAGCTCGGCTCGGGGAGGGCGTAGCTAGGTGATCTTAATGTTATATTTTGCAGGCTGAGATCTAAAGTACTCCTCCTGGGTGCGACTTGCGAGCATCGATCGGTTTTTAGAGCAACTCCCAACAATCCAGTGGGAACTcaattgttttttctttttcttttttgttttttgctggGACAatggaacatatatatatatatatacacgtgtgcgtgtgtgtgattAAGTTAAGTATGTTTGATTCTAAATTTTAGGAGAGCCTCTCGTCTATAATTGGAAAATCCAGTGGTCTTCGCTGCTGAATTCACTCGTCTTCTCTAGTTGGCTCTCCAGTCTCTCAcaggttgggttgggttgggttgggtcaACAAGACTAGACAAAATGTTcggaaaaataataagattaaaaatacGTGCCCTCATATCATAACACAATGCAAGAATCTTAGACAATTGAGAAagcagaaaatgaaaattttggggtgaATTTATCCATCAGAATGagacaacaattaattaataggtCAAATGATTTCTTacacacaataaaaataaagaaaggggAAACAAAATACAAGTAACAACCATCCAGAGAATAAGGGCCGGCAGGATTAAATACATTCACACTTTTGAAGGGTTACTTAATATCCTgaatcagatgatgatgaatttccaagaaaaagaatgaaaagaacCAACATCTCCAACACAGTCACGGGGTCTGGACATTTGAAttcttggatttattctcttctGAAGACTGCCGGTTTTCCGAGTCAGATTGCCGGACCTCTTCGATCATCCTAACAACTTCATCCATGCTGGGTCTCATGTCTGGCACCC
It contains:
- the LOC127796944 gene encoding uncharacterized protein LOC127796944, with the translated sequence MYSPDHRKDWESVEDPKEHRVCGWCCAWTSLLIGCVVFALVVATALFASFLQGSMPEFRIKQMNISHFQLVTRGDQTLLNSKLDLILNATNNNNKYDFSYGTLSVRVSTTGVDLGRAKIAPFKQPRRHASVLNMTTTVQKADINEEDGEDFKSDYKTRQVVISVWLTGHIGIDYNTMKFSKLPLNVYCNSINQMAIDSGIQPKCRVKMFAFL
- the LOC127797606 gene encoding uncharacterized protein LOC127797606, with amino-acid sequence MSGELFPQLFFRPAISASDLLSFSVCIVCIYLGADPFLRLIFGEPSSCRSLLISQAIESSDQAIYSDRAINHSENEVSIGVIALATLELSALVCPNPEMKKGGKENCIIFEACKGMEALLFQCFVR
- the LOC127797332 gene encoding ubiquitin-conjugating enzyme E2 28-like, with the translated sequence MASKRILKELKDLQKDPPTSCSAGPVGEDMFHWQATIMGPSDSPYSGGVFLVSIHFPPDYPFKPPKVAFRTKVFHPNINSNGSICLDILKEQWSPALTISKVLLSICSLLTDPNPDDPLVPEIAHMYKTDRAKYEATARSWTQKYAMG